The segment TTGCATTTGTCTGTTTTTCAAGAAGTGCCTTTGAGACTACCGTTCCCATTTCACCGGCACCTACGATAAGAACGTTCTTACCTTTCAGGCTTCCATATTTTTGTTCTATGAGTTCTACTGCTCCACTACCGACAGATACTCCCCCTTCATTGATATGCGTATTTTTTCTAATGGACTGACCTACATGTATTGCCTTTGTAAATACCTTTTCCAGTTTTGGTCCAATCGTAGCCTCTTTGATTGCATTTTTACGTGCAGTCTTTATCTGTCCGAGTATCTGATCTTCACCCATTATCATGGATTCAAGTCCTGAGGCTAATCTTAAAAGGTGGTTTATTGCAACGTCATCCTTTTCAACAATAAAGTTTGTTGTTGGTAGGGTCACATCATCATCTACAATAAGGTATATCTCGTATCTGTTACATGTCTTAAGGGTTACTTCCTCTTGTATGTTAAGCTCTTCGTGTAATTTGGAATTCAAGTCGTCTAATTTGGAATATGATTGTTCCATAGTTCCAATATCTGCGATTTTATAGTCTATTCGTATATTTAATAACATTAATTATCCCCTGTCATAATCAATAAAAATAATTCTTTTTTAATTTTTAAATAATGTTTATCAATGATTCTTGATTTTAATACTTATGCTATCTTTTTAATTATATATCCTCTTTTTAATACTTAAATAATTTGTAAAGTTAACTTAAAATTTTTCTATGATTTCTTTAACATATCTTTTTGCTTCATCAATATCATTGTTCTGGATAAGCTCTCTTACTCTTTCATCTTCATTAATCTTAAGCATGTATTCCTTTCTATCCTGCTGTGAATCCACGTTCGCTTTCAGCAATTCTCTCACATATTCCTGCAATTGAATATAATAAATATCCTCATCGGTTATGATACTTTGAATCTTTTTTCTGAGTGTTTTTGCCATTAAGGGACTTTTGGAACCGGTGTATACGGATATTGTCACGCCGCCGATATCGAATGTCGATGGAAATATCACATTGCTGATTGAAGGATCGCTAGAACAGTTGATAAGTTTATCGTTTGCTTGGAGTGCTATTTTCTCATTGAGTTCGATGTCATCTGTGGCAACAACAATCAAATCTGATTCGTCAATCAGATTGTCCAATTGATCATTGTCATAAAAATGTGCACCTTTCTCCAGAAATTCATCTTTAACGTCTTCATCAATTGATTTGGTAACTATGTTGACATTGGACTGGGCCTTTAAAAATCTTCGTGCCCTTCTTATTCCAACCGAACCTGTACCTATTATCAGTACATTCTTGTCTTTCATATCTAAATATAATGAGGTTAGTGCCATTAGATGACCTCTTTAAAAATAATTTAAAAAATAAGTATATGAATGAAACTATAATGTTTTCATCCTAAGATTTCTTATTGCAGTTTTCAAGTCATTATCTGATGATTCTAATTCGTTTTTTGCTTCATCAAATGATATGTTAAATGTATCCGCCAATGATTGTATATCCTCATCAGAATAATTTACAGTATTAACATTTGAATGTTTTAATATTTCTTCAGCTAACTGCTTTTTAAGAGTCATGTACTCATCATGGCTGATGCCGTTAGCCTGTAGTTCCATATCCCTTAGTGGGCATGGCTTTGAATCTTTACAACACCATACGAATGAACCAAAACATGTACTTGCCCCATATTTAAGTTTTGTTTTTTTGGCAAAGTCCTCTTTAATTTTTACAAATTCCTGTGGAGTCAACCCTATTTCATTAATTTTCATATGTACTGGACATGGCTTAACCGGTGGACAACAGAATGCTAATCCACGTGCATCTCCTCCTCTACATACATGAGCTGGTGCATCATCCCATCCCATTCATATCCCTCCTTATTAGTATCCAATATTTTTTATAGTTATTTATAATTTGTTAAATATCAATATTATACTTATTGAAATATATGGGTAATGTCTCCATCAAGTGCTGCACGTGCTACCGATACGCTACTTGCACCTGCGTCCAACATTTTCTGATATCGTTCATGACTTGTCACGCTATTGTTTGCTATGATATGCATATCTGTAATTGAAGCTATCCTGTTGATGATTTCATAATCCGCCTCATCTATGCCCGGGTTAAATGCATCTACATGTAAATATTTGACGGGATATGATTGAATGGATTCCACTATTTTTAATGTATCAACATCTTCTACGTTGGCCCTTATCTTTACACTAATGTCGAATGTGGTATTTTCACATAACGCGTCTATCATTTCAAGCAACAATTTCTCATTTTTGAGCAGTGCTTGACCTGCACCCGCATCCTGTGTTGCTTCTTGTCTACAATGGGCATTTATTTCCACGATATCCAATTGTGTATTTTTATATATTGCCTTGAATGAATCAGCACTAACTGCTCTCATGTTTGCCGCTATTTTTCCTTTCCATTTTGGATTATATTCTTTTATGATATCTATCTGTTCATTAATATCCTCTGATAAATGATGAGGACATGTGATAAATTCTTGCCTGTATTTTACAGAGTTTTCCAGTCCCGCTTTAAATGTCTCCAAGTCGATGTTATATCCACCTAGCGTTATGATATCTACATTTTGTTTTGTGAATTTCTTACAAAATTCACCGTCATTAATTCCTGCCATTGCTGATAATACATTCATTATACTTCACCCATATTATATCAATATTCATTAATATGTAACATAGTTAATAAGTACTTTGATAACTTTTTGTAAAAAAATATTTGATTGGAGCTTAATTAGATTGGATGTTTAATCCTTCCTAAATTCATTATACTTTCAAATAACGATTTTTAAACAAAAAAATTAAAATTAGTAAGTATGTTTTTTCATACTATTTCTTGATTAATCAGATTTATTCGAGGTCATTAAGTAATAACACTGAATCACTTGTCTTATTTGCTCTTATATCCTCTAATCCAATATCTGCTAAATCTGCAGCTCGGCCAGGGGTCTTTGCCATTCCCACGCCTGCCTTAAGTTTAACGTTGGTCTTCTCATCAACCTTTTTGAGCACTTCTCTTAATTTGTCCATGCTGATATTGTTTGATGGGGCCATGTAATTGTCTCCACCAATGAAGAAGCATAATGCATTCTCGTTTCTAAGCTCAAGCATTAATTCATACAATACATTATAAACTTTAATGGATGTGTCATAGGCATTCTCCACATCGGTCAAAGTATTTGTTATGTCATTAATGTCTATATGAGCTATCTGTACAAGACTGTCATCCTCATCTGCAAGTGAATCGATATTCAATATCTCACATCTTTCGGATGATTGTGCTCCTCCACCCTGTTGAATCATTTTTGTAGCAATTTCCTGGGCCTCATATGCAGTTTCTGCACATCCAACACCCATACTGATTGTTATAGGGTATCTGTTTCGGATTGATTCCTGAATTCTTTTATGATCCTCATAATCCATTCCATTGCTCACGGCAATTAAATTATCAAATCTGTTGAAGAAAACTATTGCATC is part of the Methanosphaera sp. BMS genome and harbors:
- a CDS encoding bifunctional precorrin-2 dehydrogenase/sirohydrochlorin ferrochelatase; this translates as MALTSLYLDMKDKNVLIIGTGSVGIRRARRFLKAQSNVNIVTKSIDEDVKDEFLEKGAHFYDNDQLDNLIDESDLIVVATDDIELNEKIALQANDKLINCSSDPSISNVIFPSTFDIGGVTISVYTGSKSPLMAKTLRKKIQSIITDEDIYYIQLQEYVRELLKANVDSQQDRKEYMLKINEDERVRELIQNNDIDEAKRYVKEIIEKF
- a CDS encoding methanogenesis marker 9 domain-containing protein, which produces MGWDDAPAHVCRGGDARGLAFCCPPVKPCPVHMKINEIGLTPQEFVKIKEDFAKKTKLKYGASTCFGSFVWCCKDSKPCPLRDMELQANGISHDEYMTLKKQLAEEILKHSNVNTVNYSDEDIQSLADTFNISFDEAKNELESSDNDLKTAIRNLRMKTL
- a CDS encoding GTP cyclohydrolase III; this translates as MIQITLIQIDNYGPWTVTPGPRFEPDLQTLQSRLYGDLEREFGSHDAIVFFNRFDNLIAVSNGMDYEDHKRIQESIRNRYPITISMGVGCAETAYEAQEIATKMIQQGGGAQSSERCEILNIDSLADEDDSLVQIAHIDINDITNTLTDVENAYDTSIKVYNVLYELMLELRNENALCFFIGGDNYMAPSNNISMDKLREVLKKVDEKTNVKLKAGVGMAKTPGRAADLADIGLEDIRANKTSDSVLLLNDLE
- a CDS encoding tRNA-dihydrouridine synthase, giving the protein MNVLSAMAGINDGEFCKKFTKQNVDIITLGGYNIDLETFKAGLENSVKYRQEFITCPHHLSEDINEQIDIIKEYNPKWKGKIAANMRAVSADSFKAIYKNTQLDIVEINAHCRQEATQDAGAGQALLKNEKLLLEMIDALCENTTFDISVKIRANVEDVDTLKIVESIQSYPVKYLHVDAFNPGIDEADYEIINRIASITDMHIIANNSVTSHERYQKMLDAGASSVSVARAALDGDITHIFQ